One stretch of Muribaculum intestinale DNA includes these proteins:
- a CDS encoding GDSL-type esterase/lipase family protein has protein sequence MIRNTGILSLIICLLCCQLSFAKDKIKVACVGNSITYGTGLADRDTEAYPVRLQEMLGDGYIVGNFGKPGATLLNKGHRPYTRQQEYVDALDFAGDIVVIHLGINDTDPRNWPNYRDFFVGDYLSLIDTLRQVNPKARVIIARMTPIADCHPRFLSGTRDWHGEIQSAIETVAGYAGVELIDFHAPLYPYPQLFPDAVHPDAEGAAILAKTVYSAITGDYGGLAMSPVYTDNMVLQRDEPLLIQGIADAGEKVTVAVNGVKAVATAANDGKWHVTLPPMKAGGPYELMISTPSRSLKYSDVLVGEVWLCSGQSNMEFMLRQSATAPGDDSGCADNQLRLYDMKARWRTDPVQWDASVLDSLNHLQYYRSAEWKPATAANASDFSAVAYYFGKMLRDSLNVPVGLICNAIGGSPTEAWISRNALEYGFPEILRDWTNNDFIQDWVRGRAALNVGLAENKSKQRHPYEPCYLYESGILPLDSYPIKGVIWYQGESNAHNSEAHERLFPLLIDSWRKTWENDSMPFYYVQLSSIDRPSWPWFRDSQRRMMEKIPHTAMAVSSDWGDSLDVHPVNKQPIGERLGRLALHDTYGLTATVPCGPLFRSADFCADAVYVDFDYGDGMTSSDGAPLRTFELAATEGLYYPAVAEVTDDGRLKVYSEKVASPRYIRYAWQPFTRANLVNSAGLPASTFRAEK, from the coding sequence ATGATAAGAAATACAGGGATATTATCATTGATTATCTGTCTGCTATGCTGTCAGCTGTCTTTTGCTAAAGATAAAATAAAGGTGGCATGTGTAGGCAACAGTATCACCTATGGTACCGGACTGGCCGACCGTGACACGGAGGCATATCCGGTGCGGTTGCAGGAAATGCTCGGCGACGGTTATATCGTAGGCAATTTCGGTAAGCCGGGAGCGACACTACTCAACAAGGGGCATCGTCCGTATACCCGTCAGCAGGAATATGTCGATGCGCTCGATTTTGCCGGCGATATTGTGGTGATACATCTTGGTATTAATGACACCGATCCGCGCAACTGGCCTAATTACCGCGATTTCTTCGTCGGTGATTATCTGAGCCTGATTGACACACTCCGTCAGGTTAATCCAAAGGCAAGAGTGATAATCGCACGCATGACTCCGATTGCCGACTGTCATCCGCGTTTCCTTTCGGGCACTCGCGACTGGCATGGCGAGATACAGTCGGCGATTGAGACTGTAGCCGGATATGCCGGAGTGGAGTTAATCGATTTCCATGCGCCGCTGTATCCCTATCCTCAGCTCTTTCCCGATGCTGTGCATCCCGATGCAGAAGGTGCTGCCATCCTTGCAAAAACTGTTTACTCCGCCATTACAGGCGATTACGGCGGCCTGGCCATGTCGCCCGTTTATACTGATAATATGGTGTTGCAACGTGATGAGCCGTTGCTTATCCAAGGCATTGCCGATGCAGGAGAGAAAGTAACGGTTGCCGTCAACGGCGTGAAGGCCGTCGCCACTGCGGCCAATGACGGCAAATGGCATGTCACTCTACCTCCGATGAAAGCAGGAGGTCCGTACGAGCTTATGATATCCACCCCTTCCAGGTCTCTGAAATACTCCGATGTGCTTGTCGGTGAGGTATGGCTCTGCTCCGGACAGTCGAATATGGAATTTATGCTGCGCCAGTCGGCTACAGCTCCCGGCGATGACAGCGGATGCGCTGACAATCAGTTGCGTCTGTACGACATGAAGGCGCGCTGGCGCACCGACCCTGTGCAGTGGGATGCATCGGTGCTTGATTCGCTCAACCATCTCCAGTATTACCGTAGCGCGGAATGGAAACCGGCTACTGCCGCCAATGCATCCGATTTCTCTGCCGTGGCATATTATTTCGGTAAGATGCTGCGCGACAGTCTGAATGTGCCGGTCGGTCTGATATGTAATGCCATAGGCGGCTCGCCCACTGAGGCATGGATAAGCCGCAACGCTCTTGAGTATGGATTCCCCGAGATATTGAGAGACTGGACCAACAACGATTTTATCCAGGACTGGGTACGTGGGCGTGCCGCTCTCAATGTAGGATTGGCTGAAAACAAGTCGAAGCAGAGACATCCTTACGAACCATGCTACCTGTACGAGTCGGGTATCCTTCCCCTTGACAGTTATCCTATAAAGGGGGTAATCTGGTATCAGGGTGAATCCAATGCCCATAACAGCGAGGCGCATGAGCGCCTCTTTCCCTTGCTGATTGACAGCTGGCGCAAGACATGGGAGAACGACAGTATGCCCTTCTATTATGTACAGCTCTCGAGTATCGACCGTCCGTCCTGGCCATGGTTTCGCGACAGCCAGCGCAGGATGATGGAGAAAATCCCTCATACCGCTATGGCGGTGTCAAGCGACTGGGGTGATTCGCTCGATGTGCACCCTGTCAATAAGCAGCCCATCGGCGAGAGACTTGGACGCCTGGCATTGCATGACACTTATGGATTGACGGCCACTGTGCCATGCGGTCCGTTGTTCAGGAGCGCAGATTTCTGTGCCGACGCAGTGTATGTCGACTTTGATTATGGCGACGGCATGACAAGTTCCGACGGGGCGCCCTTGCGTACGTTTGAACTTGCCGCTACCGAAGGACTGTACTACCCTGCTGTCGCTGAAGTGACGGATGACGGGCGCTTGAAAGTCTACAGCGAAAAGGTGGCCTCCCCACGCTATATACGTTATGCATGGCAACCGTTCACTCGCGCCAATCTTGTAAACTCAGCCGGCTTGCCGGCATCCACTTTCCGCGCAGAGAAGTAA
- a CDS encoding FKBP-type peptidyl-prolyl cis-trans isomerase has product MDNSLDRISYALGLSMGNNFQASGIKTINVKDFADGVAAVFEGAAPKMTYDEAKKEIKEFFEKMEAEQRAAAEKMGEVNAAAGKTFLDENGKRVEVKTTASGLQYEVLEEGTGKMPAATDSVTVHYTGKLIDGTVFDSSVERGEPATFGVTQVIPGWVEALQMMKEGAKWRLFIPSNLAYGPNGAGNVIGPNATLIFDVELIKVNN; this is encoded by the coding sequence ATGGACAATTCATTAGACCGTATAAGCTATGCTCTCGGCTTGAGCATGGGCAACAATTTTCAGGCTTCCGGCATTAAGACTATTAATGTTAAGGATTTCGCCGACGGCGTTGCCGCAGTGTTTGAGGGCGCAGCTCCCAAAATGACTTACGACGAGGCCAAGAAGGAGATTAAGGAGTTCTTTGAAAAGATGGAAGCCGAGCAGCGTGCCGCCGCCGAGAAGATGGGCGAGGTTAACGCTGCCGCCGGAAAGACATTCCTCGATGAGAACGGCAAGCGTGTGGAGGTAAAGACTACCGCTTCCGGTCTTCAGTACGAGGTGCTTGAGGAAGGCACCGGCAAGATGCCTGCCGCCACCGACAGTGTTACTGTGCACTATACCGGCAAACTTATCGACGGCACAGTGTTTGACAGCTCGGTAGAGCGTGGCGAGCCCGCCACATTCGGTGTGACACAGGTTATCCCCGGTTGGGTCGAGGCTCTTCAGATGATGAAGGAGGGTGCTAAGTGGCGTCTGTTTATCCCCTCTAATCTTGCTTACGGACCCAACGGTGCCGGAAATGTCATCGGCCCGAATGCCACTCTGATCTTTGATGTGGAACTTATCAAGGTAAACAATTAA
- a CDS encoding FKBP-type peptidyl-prolyl cis-trans isomerase encodes MKKLIFALGAAAMLVGTATSCGGNSSSKLSPEEQALNDSLTTAWGYVAGGQAAQMLQAAPAGVKVDKEAFLRGVQTAILADTADQSYLQGLSMGVRLAQQRAYAMKELGMNVDAAQWMAEFKKALLADSLPQMDAMQQQFQNCAQRAEQTAQERKNAEKENSPESQANIKAGEEYMAGLMKTDPAIKKSETGLYYKIEKEGEGEAIGDNTPLLVNYTGRFTDGKEFDSSKGNPARFMARGVVPGFGEGLKMLKKGGKATLYIPGKLGYGVNGQPAAGIGPNQMLVFDVEIVDVNPQN; translated from the coding sequence ATGAAGAAACTGATTTTTGCCCTCGGAGCAGCAGCTATGCTTGTGGGCACAGCCACTTCCTGTGGCGGCAACAGCAGCTCGAAACTCTCTCCCGAGGAGCAGGCCCTCAATGACTCTCTGACTACAGCATGGGGATATGTGGCCGGCGGACAGGCCGCACAGATGCTTCAGGCTGCACCAGCCGGAGTAAAGGTCGACAAGGAGGCTTTCCTGCGCGGTGTGCAGACTGCCATTCTCGCCGATACTGCCGACCAAAGCTATCTTCAGGGTCTGAGCATGGGTGTGCGTCTGGCTCAGCAGCGTGCATATGCAATGAAAGAACTTGGCATGAATGTTGACGCAGCCCAGTGGATGGCTGAGTTCAAGAAAGCCCTTCTTGCCGACTCTCTGCCTCAGATGGATGCAATGCAGCAGCAGTTCCAGAACTGTGCACAGCGTGCCGAGCAGACCGCACAGGAACGCAAGAATGCCGAGAAAGAAAATTCTCCCGAATCGCAGGCCAACATCAAGGCCGGCGAGGAGTACATGGCCGGCCTTATGAAGACCGACCCCGCCATCAAGAAGAGCGAGACAGGTCTCTACTATAAGATTGAGAAAGAAGGCGAAGGCGAGGCTATCGGCGACAATACCCCTCTGCTTGTCAATTACACCGGACGTTTTACCGATGGCAAAGAGTTTGACTCAAGCAAGGGCAATCCCGCCCGCTTCATGGCCCGTGGCGTAGTGCCCGGTTTCGGTGAGGGTCTGAAGATGCTCAAAAAGGGTGGAAAGGCGACTCTTTATATCCCCGGTAAGCTCGGTTATGGTGTAAACGGCCAGCCCGCAGCCGGCATCGGTCCCAACCAGATGCTTGTATTTGACGTTGAGATTGTCGACGTAAATCCCCAGAACTAA